GAGCCTCGCGTAAACGAGTTAGACGCGTTAGAAGTAATTGACGAGGGCGCGACTAGGCTTAGTGAGGCCAGGCTGAGGAAGCTGAGCGACCTGGCTAGGACCATAGGCATTGAGCTCAGCCTCCACGCACCGTTCATAGACATAAACATAGCCTCAGTCAGCCCGTTCATGAGGAGGGCGGCGCTCAAGCACCTATCTAGGTCTCTCGAGAGGGCGGCGAGGCTCGAGTGTGCTGTGTGGGTGGTTCACGGAGGAGGGTACCCTCACCTAAAGCTCAAGGCGCGCGCCTACGAGAAGAGCTTAGCCTCGCTCAATAAGCTTGCCAGCCAGGCGGCGGACTTTGGGCTAAGGGTAGCGCTCGAGAACTACCCGGCGATCGAGGGGCTCTTGTACACTAGCGCTGAGGAGGTAGCGAGGGCGGTGAGGGAGGGGCTTCACGAGTCGATAGGCATTTGTCTAGACCTTGGACATGCGAATACGGCCCACCAAGTCCAGGAGTTTA
Above is a genomic segment from Candidatus Nezhaarchaeota archaeon containing:
- a CDS encoding sugar phosphate isomerase/epimerase — its product is MAELKIGVSSLFAISRGFSFLLRRLEPRVNELDALEVIDEGATRLSEARLRKLSDLARTIGIELSLHAPFIDINIASVSPFMRRAALKHLSRSLERAARLECAVWVVHGGGYPHLKLKARAYEKSLASLNKLASQAADFGLRVALENYPAIEGLLYTSAEEVARAVREGLHESIGICLDLGHANTAHQVQEFMKLIGSSVIHVHAHDNDGLSDLHLAPGDGTIDWDEVLGQLKRASFSGTLVLETQAEPWEGLSRIRERLIR